From the Desulfuromonas thiophila genome, the window GCTGACTGGCCTGACGGTTGCCCAGATCCAGCAGGATCGCTGTGGTGTGGCCAGCGCTTTTGCCCGTCGTCACCAGTTGGTCCTCGTTCTTAAGGGGGCTCGCACGGTTATCGCAGCAGCCGATGGCCGGGTCTGGCTCAACGGTACCGGTAATGCGGGCATGGCCAGTGGCGGCATGGGTGATGTGTTGACCGGTCTTGTCGCGGCGCTGTTGGCCCAGGGGCTGGCGCCATTTGAAGCGGCCGTGCTGGCCGTCTACCTGCATGGCGCCGCTGCCGATCTTTGCGCCACGACCGGGGCCGTTGGCTATGGTGCCATGGCCGTAGCTCGGGCGCTGCCGCAAGCCCGTCAGAATTTACAGACAGCCGGCATCCCGAGGCCGGAAGGAGGTTCATGATGCTGTATGCCCAGGATATTATGACGCGCGATGTTATTGTCGTGCGGGAAGACACCAGCTTGCAGGACTTTGCCCGTCAGTTGCAGCAACACCGGGTCAGCGCCATGCCGGTGGTTGATGGCGAAGGCCATCTGGTTGGAATCATTTCGGCAACCGATCTGGTGGAGCGTGACCAGCCGTTGCATCTGCCAACGGTGGTTTCGCTGTTTGATTGGGTGCTGTATCTGGAAAGCGAAAAGAAATTTGCCGAGCAGGTACGCCGCCTGACGGCAGAGACGGTTGGTGAGCTGTGTCAGCGTCAGGTGATCAGTTGCGGGCCGCTGACACCGGTCAGTGAGGTGGCAGCCCTGATGACCCGTAACCGTATTCATCTGGTGCCAGTGGTGGAGGAAGGGCGCCTGCTGGGGGTGGTGGCGCGTTTCGACATTATTCGTACGCTGGAGTAGCGGGTGCGGCTCTGCTGTCTTGTCAGCAACAGCCCGGCGCAGACCGGACAGATTGGCTGGCAGCTCGGTCAGTGGCTGGACGCGCCCTGCCGGATTCTGCTGCAAGGGGATCTCGGTTGCGGTAAAACCTGTCTGGCAACAGCGCTGGCTCGCGGCTTGGGCGTGCCGCCCCAGCAGCCGGTGGCCAGCCCGACCTATACCCTGATGAACAGCTATCAGGGGCGGCTGCCGCTGTATCATTTTGATCTGTATCGTCTGGCCGGCGCGGAGGAACTTGAAGACCTCGGCTTTGATGAGTTTCTTTATGCAAACGGCGTTTCTCTGGTTGAATGGCCTGATCGTGATCCACGTCTGCAAAAGGATGCTTTGCGTATTCAGTTGCGCTGGCTGGAGTCCGAAAGTCGTGAGCTGTCTTTTTTTGCCGATACCCTCTTTCAACAGCAACATGCCGTTTTATGTCACCGAATCCGGACGCTGGCCGGGTTGGTGCCGCCCGACCGATAAAATGCTTTGACCGCGTTTTCAAATCTTGTTACAACCTGCTGTGCCGCCCGCCGGCCGCGCTGCTGCGGGAGGTTAGCGGATAAGCCTTCAGGGAGGACCTTCAACAATGGCTCTGGTCGTACAGAAATACGGTGGAACATCCGTCGGAACAATTGAAAAGATTCGTAATGTCGCCCAGCGGGTGGCACGCACCTATGATGAAGGAAACGACGTTGTGGTGATCGTTTCCGCCATGGCGGGTGAAACCAACAAGCTGGTCGATCTGGCCAACGCGATGTGCGAGTTTCCTAACGAGCGCGAGTATGATGTGCTGGTCTCCACCGGTGAGCAGGTGACCATCGCGCTGCTATCCATGTGTCTGCAGTCCATGGGCTATAAAGCCAAGAGTTATCTTGGCCCTCAGATTCCCATCAAGACCGATAGCGCCTTTTCGCGTGCTCGCATTCTTGAAATCGGCGAGGAGAACATTCGCGAGGATCTCAAGGGCGGCACCATTGTGGTGGTGGCCGGTTTTCAGGGCGTGGACAGTGAGGGCAACATCACCACCCTTGGCCGAGGTGGTAGCGATACCTCGGCGGTAGCTGTGGCAGCCGGACTCAAGGCAGATGTCTGCGAGATCTACACCGATGTCGATGGCGTCTACACCACCGACCCGCGCATTGTCAGTGATGCCAGCAAGATCGAGAAGATCTCCTACGAGGAAATGCTCGAAATGGCTTCGCTGGGGGCCAAGGTGCTGCAGATCCGCTCGGTCGAATTCGCCAAGAAATACGATGTGGTTATTCATGTTCGTTCCAGTTTTAACGACAATCCCGGCACGCTGGTGATGAAGGAGGATGCAGAGATGGAGACCGTACTGGTTTCAGGTGTGACCTACAACAAGGACGAAGCGAAGATTTCCGTGATGCGGGTACCCGACAAGCCCGGTATCGCTGCCAGGATTTTCTCCCCGCTGTCTGAAGCCAACATCAGCGTCGACATGATCATTCAGAATGTGTCCACCCAGGGCATGACCGACCTGACTTTTACCGTGCCTCGTACCGACCTGAAAAAGGCTCTCAAGATTATTGAGGAAGCGGCGCAGGGTATTGGTGCTGCCGGTGTGACCTCGGATGATAAGGTCGCCAAGGTTTCGATCGTCGGTGTCGGTATGCGCTCCCATTCCGGCGTGGCCAGCAAGATGTTTAATGCCTTGAGTGCCGAAGGCGTCAACATCCTGATGATTTCCACCAGTGAAATCAAAATTTCCTGCGTCATTGAGGACAAATATACCGAACTGGCGGTGCGAGTGCTGCACGATGCCTTTGGTTTGGGCAACGCCAGCTGATCGGCGAGCCACAGGAGAGAACTGATGAAGTCGGTAATGCTGTATGACACGACCCTGCGGGATGGTACCCAGGCCGAGGATATCTCCTTTTTAGTCAGCGACAAGATTCGCATTGCCCAGAAGCTTGATGAACTGGGGGTGCATTATATTGAAGGTGGCTGGCCTGGCTCGAACCCGAAGGACATCGCGTTTTTTCAGGAGATCAAGAACGTCAGGCTCTCCCAGGCCAAGATAGCGGCCTTCGGCTCGACCCGGCGGGCCAAAACCACGCCGGAGCAGGATAACAACATTCAGACGCTGTTGCAGGCAGCACCCGACGTTGTGACCATCTTTGGCAAGACCTGGGATTTTCATGTTCACGAAGCGTTGCGCATCTCGCTGGAAGAAAATCTGGAGCTGATCTACGATTCGCTGGCCTATCTCAAGCAGAATGTTGGCGAGGTGATCTACGATGCCGAACATTTCTTTGATGGTTACAAGGCCAATCCTGAATATGCACTGAAAACGCTTCTGACAGCTCAGCAGGCCGGGGTGGACTGCATTGTCCTGTGTGACACCAATGGCGGCACACTGCCGCACGAATTGCCGGAGATCATCAAGGCGGTGCAGGCGCAGATTCAGACGCCGCTGGGTATTCACGCCCACA encodes:
- a CDS encoding aspartate kinase; translation: MALVVQKYGGTSVGTIEKIRNVAQRVARTYDEGNDVVVIVSAMAGETNKLVDLANAMCEFPNEREYDVLVSTGEQVTIALLSMCLQSMGYKAKSYLGPQIPIKTDSAFSRARILEIGEENIREDLKGGTIVVVAGFQGVDSEGNITTLGRGGSDTSAVAVAAGLKADVCEIYTDVDGVYTTDPRIVSDASKIEKISYEEMLEMASLGAKVLQIRSVEFAKKYDVVIHVRSSFNDNPGTLVMKEDAEMETVLVSGVTYNKDEAKISVMRVPDKPGIAARIFSPLSEANISVDMIIQNVSTQGMTDLTFTVPRTDLKKALKIIEEAAQGIGAAGVTSDDKVAKVSIVGVGMRSHSGVASKMFNALSAEGVNILMISTSEIKISCVIEDKYTELAVRVLHDAFGLGNAS
- a CDS encoding CBS domain-containing protein; its protein translation is MMLYAQDIMTRDVIVVREDTSLQDFARQLQQHRVSAMPVVDGEGHLVGIISATDLVERDQPLHLPTVVSLFDWVLYLESEKKFAEQVRRLTAETVGELCQRQVISCGPLTPVSEVAALMTRNRIHLVPVVEEGRLLGVVARFDIIRTLE
- the tsaE gene encoding tRNA (adenosine(37)-N6)-threonylcarbamoyltransferase complex ATPase subunit type 1 TsaE produces the protein MRLCCLVSNSPAQTGQIGWQLGQWLDAPCRILLQGDLGCGKTCLATALARGLGVPPQQPVASPTYTLMNSYQGRLPLYHFDLYRLAGAEELEDLGFDEFLYANGVSLVEWPDRDPRLQKDALRIQLRWLESESRELSFFADTLFQQQHAVLCHRIRTLAGLVPPDR